In Styela clava chromosome 6, kaStyClav1.hap1.2, whole genome shotgun sequence, the genomic window TTATGTATCATGTTAGAATCTAGTAacctagagcagtggttcccaaccgccggtccgcgcagcttttttgccggtccgcgagaaatttcgtaGTTTGGTTGTTTTAATGCCGCCTCAATTgctttaccgaagacgaggttgcgtttattacgcaatttctcttccgccgtcatattgccaCATCTTGGCGACGTCTTTCGGGACATCTTATCCCCAGGTAATAACacttcgctttttcggctctgATTCGCCGCGAATGCGCGCCATCGAATCTCGCAAGaatcagaaacctaaaaattggcACGTGTGTTTTTCTGTTCTTCATGCTTTGCCCGATTAATATGACTATCCATATAAAActttatgcatatttctttgtttaaacaaaaatacagtcaagaacagtataatattctaGTAAGATATGAAgttgttgcgaccctgcaggtggtcacgactcccgagacgcgcaaaaaagcatggacCGCAGAGATCCATGTATTTTAGGCAGGCACAGTAGGATTTTGggccaagttaccgacgactttgtcattttgttgtaaattcattttgtttgagaCGTCAAGCAACTGCAGtgggattaatatgataaactcgaaaaagaaaaaacctcgattaaaattgtgattataCTTTACAGTTCAGATTTAAAAAAgtatcactgtcacaattttggatatctcttgataacgaatacccatcgctaagtaatcgagcaatcaaactgttgtccgtattttcaaccagttacttatgcgttaaaacattttcattatTAGCTTTAATTAAATCGAAGCAGAGAAATCGGCCACACGCCGCTGCATAGCTACGTgatgcagaaacttctttgaggcctcgtttacAATCCTATATTTTTCATGTGAGATTTTTTTATGCTGCATTTCATATGCGTAATGAGTgtccagcactgcatttcattacgcaaatatatggtattatttcgtttcactcatttcaatttttggccgtcacattattcgatattttttttttcgtgtgaCATGTTTTTGGGTGTGCCTTTTATGTCTAggagcatattgagtgccctaCACTGCATTattttacgcaaatatatgttattcttttatgttccagtcatttcaattttaattttaccggtccgccagggtagaaaggttgagaaccactgacctaGAGTACATCATCGCCAATAAGTTCACATTATATTTCTACCTGATTATGAAATGTGTAGTCAGAAAATCTGGCATCAGAGCTGAGCAATTCATCAATGGCTAATTCTGGAGAACAAGTTGTTATGCATCGGCGAATAACTGCGGTAAAATTCTTTAGCCATATTTGACGCGTTTTTACAGTTATTGTTGTTGGTTCGACTAGTTTTGAGGCAAGATGCTGACGATATAGAAGATATCTGTaaagaaaatttgatataaaaaatggaatcgggatattttttattctaaatgaGAGATGCTTTGACCATTTATGTAGTAGTAgtacttacatatttatcctggaggagAGAAAAGAATGGGAATGGACGATGAGCACAACGCCACTGGATATCATCAAGATGTCAAAGGTGACGTGccaattgaaattttaagaaGTCGCTTAGACAATTTTTAATTCAAGATTCTCAGGCATGGTTGGAAACATTATCTAGCAATTGATTAGTTTTTTCGTTGTCTCCAAACCTTGGGTACAAATTAAACAACTGAATGATTATTTTGTCTTCCTAAAAGTTTTAAATTCAGTTAAGAGGATCAAAAATGGGTCCTGAGAAGAGAaactaaaattagctatcaataCTTTTGAATTTTACAATGATGGTATCAAGAAGTATCCAAATAAGTATTTCGAggaaaatgaattatttgaatatacttttttttattattaaaaaaatttgcgaaTCTGATTATAAAGTCCCACCTTAGCCATATTTGTCTTCTATCATTTTCATCACCCACATCCACAATTGCCTTTTCATAATAATCCAGAATAACGTTGACAGATTCGCTGGATAAATCGAGAATTACACTGAAAAGAACATGATACACCATAAAGCattgttcaaaaatgaataGAATCCAAATAGGAATTCCATTACGATTGGCGTAATCACAAACATTGATTGAGTGGCACATCAGGATATTTCTGGAtctacagggtgtccataaagtccctttatgatttcaattttgttacgaaGTCAGGTCtaaatatatctcaaccaggtttgttgctTTTTAATCAGTGAATtcaaaagtatttttacttcatcgatctcgataagtatgttgataggtatttgtttgtttgtttgtctgtcatacactttcgtatgttacgcgatatctcacgaaagcaaggttgaatctactccaaattttgcatgtgcattcaatatatattgaatcagaagcctattgcttttggatgaattatgtcgtataattagcgagttattaattatttagtgaTGGAACATGCGGTGTTgttattgagtcagagcgaaggaatcgaaaccgcagatcgataagtcgacggtctccgatcgctagcTAGTTTAATACATCTGTCAGGGCCTAAACAATATATGACATCGATAAATACcatttgcaatattaaaaaaaaatgagtcaCCCTATATTATCTTAACACTCATAATCTCAACAGCCTTGATCTATTTCACTTACATGTAAATCATCCATAAATACGCTTTGTTCTTCCCAACAATTTTCCAACTAATTTCCGGTAAAAGAGAAAGATGTTTGTCAGTTAATGAATCCGATAATCTCAATAAGTAGTGAAATAATTTCTTCAATTCTGATAAATTAATCACATCTATATCTGAAAATGAaactaaaatgaaacaaaaattgaagaactaattttattgtttaactCATGTCCTCACAGATAGCGGGGTAGGCAATGGCAAAGCCTGGTTAATTATATCAGAATCAAAAATTGGTAGTTAAGTGTAGTACTCACTACTATTGAGGGTAAATACCACTCATTACATCATGTAATTGTAATCCAGCTCTTTAGGAATATTTTATGCTCAGTATCTACTTGATGGTACtcatttcatttcatatttgcgATTTCCTCACTCAGCTTTTTGCAATTTAGTTGTTGCCTAAAACTTGATTCAAAAATCAGTCACTTTCACTTCTAAGTGAGTGACAATGAACAACGTATAATATAGGTATGACCTCCTTCGCTCTTAGTTTCATCAATATCATTTAGTATGTTTATTGATTGATAGATCAGGAATTGGACATAATATAACAATTATATTACACACGATGAATCTTAATTTGATGAAAACTACAAAACTTTTACCTATTTTCAAATAGGCTGAAGCACAAGTTTCAAAATACAGAAGTGCAGCATCAATGTCCGATGATTCTTGATTCAATTGAAACAAAGCTGCTTCATAACAAAGTTTTGCATCATATGGATTTTCTGTCACAGCTTCTTCAAAGACctttaaaaaagtaatattaaatAGATAACAATTCTTTTTGCCTGTTTG contains:
- the LOC144424410 gene encoding zinc finger C3H1 domain-containing protein-like yields the protein MTKAIQKLSINEETITQIKKGVTGISITWADVLVKKGDSLSATQVFEEAVTENPYDAKLCYEAALFQLNQESSDIDAALLYFETCASAYLKIDIDVINLSELKKLFHYLLRLSDSLTDKHLSLLPEISWKIVGKNKAYLWMIYIVILDLSSESVNVILDYYEKAIVDVGDENDRRQIWLRYLLYRQHLASKLVEPTTITVKTRQIWLKNFTAVIRRCITTCSPELAIDELLSSDARFSDYTFHNQVASIYLSCFHTRQHISTAYNFLTDLMPYNVPLLLR